From Erigeron canadensis isolate Cc75 chromosome 8, C_canadensis_v1, whole genome shotgun sequence, one genomic window encodes:
- the LOC122579732 gene encoding uncharacterized protein LOC122579732, which produces MLDGASSYAVVPGTPRVLVVANSIPSVPNSSKEEPMEASGNESRPINLVSSSSESGNEHVSIHVQPPLSLVAPYQRRTTEGARLPYTPRDPNAPGPSAPVQDNLGFGPSFFLGDPYAAGPSRVPVYNPNLVMPVATEAHRSEYALRQMSRMNNSLIRTREAIENQAQGLTGAYQHASDAMTVAREEKESASDAMTVAREGKETIWTAIWILSVLVVLVIVTNVVLDSLTMCIFD; this is translated from the coding sequence ATGTTGGACGGAGCTAGCTCTTATGCTGTTGTTCCTGGTACTCCTCGAGTTCTTGTGGTAGCTAACTCTATTCCCAGTGTTCCTAACTCTTCTAAAGAGGAACCAATGGAGGCTTCGGGCAATGAATCTCGCCCTATTAATCTGGTATCATCGTCCAGTGAATCTGGAAATGAGCATGTGTCTATCCATGTTCAACCACCTCTGTCACTGGTAGCTCCATATCAGAGGAGAACTACCGAGGGAGCTCGTCTGCCTTATACTCCTCGAGATCCTAATGCTCCTGGTCCTTCTGCACCAGTCCAGGACAACCTTGGGTTTGGTCCTTCATTCTTCCTGGGCGATCCGTATGCTGCGGGTCCCTCCAGAGTGCCTGTTTACAACCCCAATCTTGTTATGCCCGTTGCAACTGAAGCTCATAGGTCGGAATATGCTCTCCGACAAATGTCAAGGATGAACAACTCTCTCATCCGTACTAGAGAGGCTATTGAGAATCAAGCTCAAGGATTGACTGGAGCTTATCAGCATGCTTCTGATGCTATGACAGTTGCTAGGGAGGAGAAGGAGAGTGCTTCTGATGCTATGACTGTCGCTAGGGAGGGGAAGGAGACTATCTGGACTGCGATATGGATACTATCAGTCTTGGTGGTTTTGGTCATTGTAACAAATGTGGTTCTTGACTCTTTGACTATGTGTATTTTTGACTAA
- the LOC122611113 gene encoding mitochondrial outer membrane protein porin of 36 kDa-like encodes MGKGPGLYPDIGKKAKDLLYKDYQCDHKFSLTTYSANGLAITSSGTKKGEAFLADVSTKLTNKNITTDVKVDTNSKLLTTITIDEAAPGLKTILSFIVPDQRSGKVELQYLHEYAGISTSVGLTASPIINFSGVAGNNTLAFGTDVSFDTDSGNFTKYNAALSYTTSDLIASLTLNDKTDTLTASYYHTVSPLTNTAVGAELSHVFSGNENYLTIGTQHSLDPLTTVKARVNNAGMASALLQHEWRPKSLITISGEVDTRAIDKSAKVGLAVALKP; translated from the exons ATGGGAAAAGGTCCTGGTCTATATCCCGATATCGGCAAAAAAGCCAAAG ATCTTTTGTACAAGGATTACCAATGCGACCATAAGTTTTCTCTCACTACCTACTCCGCCAATGGACTT GCCATTACCTCGTCAGGAACTAAGAAGGGTGAGGCATTCTTGGCAGATGTCAGTACTAAACTAACTAACAAAAACATCACAACTGATGTCAAAGTGGACACAAATTCAAAG CTATTAACGACTATCACAATTGATGAAGCTGCACCTGGACTGAAGACCATCTTGAGCTTCATCGTTCCTGATCAGAGATCTGGCAAA GTCGAACTTCAGTACTTGCATGAGTATGCAGGAATTAGCACCAGTGTCGGTTTGACTGCTAGCCCCATAATCAACTTCTCTGGGGTAGCTGGAAACAACACACTGGCATTTGGGACTGATGTTTCTTTTGACACTGATTCTGGTAATTTTACCAAATACAATGCAGCCCTGAGCTACACGACTTCTGACCTCATTGCATCGTTGACACT GAATGATAAAACGGACACGCTTACAGCTTCTTACTACCACACAGTAAGCCCATTAACCAACACAGCAGTCGGTGCTGAGTTGAGCCATGTGTTCTCAGGCAACGAGAACTATCTGACGATTGGGACGCAACATTCACTAGACCCGTTGACCACGGTCAAGGCTCGGGTCAACAATGCTGGCATGGCAAGTGCTCTCCTGCAGCATGAATGGCGTCCAAAGTCCTTGATCACCATATCAGGAGAAGTGGACACTAGGGCTATTGATAAGAGTGCAAAGGTTGGACTGGCTGTCGCTCTAAAGCCTTGA